From a single Kitasatospora sp. NBC_00458 genomic region:
- a CDS encoding helix-turn-helix domain-containing protein, whose product MGSAWKKLPDELSAPARRLTEELRAVKDTTGLSLSELATRTHYSRASWERWLNGKRIVTEQALEALIGAVECNGPKLRALWEATAAGAAEPTAGGATPEPETEPGTESEPEPGTAAAGSAAGPVDTGEGTDAGAGADTGTDPAAEAAEPVEALDAVETAPGDPTARRAPARWFAVAASVVVAALLVLAGVRYSSGGDREPTASEQPAAPSPSPSSPPAKTAPAVAGCQAVGCAHKDPKATGCGADARTLQTTNIGKVVVYLRYSQKCQAAWAAITEGKPGDQAVVTTSAGETETALIHWGYDNYSAMVNAADPAVTLQVCGKQSEGESCTNTVSDLARLVASTPIPIGPASPPPRTTPPAAPAESAAPAAGDPAAATPAAGTPAAATPAS is encoded by the coding sequence ATGGGTTCCGCCTGGAAGAAGCTGCCCGACGAACTGTCCGCCCCCGCCAGGCGCCTGACGGAGGAACTGCGCGCCGTCAAGGACACGACCGGACTCTCGCTGTCCGAGCTGGCCACCCGGACCCACTACAGCCGGGCCTCCTGGGAGCGCTGGCTGAACGGCAAACGGATCGTCACCGAACAGGCCCTCGAAGCGCTCATCGGCGCGGTGGAGTGCAACGGGCCGAAGCTCCGGGCGCTCTGGGAGGCGACGGCCGCCGGAGCGGCGGAGCCCACCGCGGGCGGGGCGACGCCGGAGCCGGAGACCGAGCCGGGGACCGAGTCGGAGCCTGAGCCGGGGACCGCTGCGGCCGGATCGGCGGCGGGCCCGGTGGACACGGGCGAGGGCACCGACGCGGGCGCGGGGGCGGACACGGGCACGGACCCGGCGGCGGAGGCCGCGGAGCCCGTGGAGGCCCTGGACGCCGTGGAGACCGCCCCCGGGGACCCCACGGCCCGCCGGGCACCGGCCCGGTGGTTCGCCGTGGCCGCCAGCGTCGTGGTGGCGGCCCTGCTGGTGCTCGCCGGAGTGCGGTACTCCTCGGGCGGGGACCGCGAGCCGACCGCCTCCGAACAGCCCGCCGCGCCCTCCCCCTCGCCCTCCTCACCGCCCGCCAAGACGGCCCCGGCGGTGGCCGGCTGCCAGGCGGTCGGCTGCGCGCACAAGGACCCCAAGGCGACCGGCTGCGGCGCCGACGCACGGACCCTGCAGACCACCAACATCGGCAAGGTGGTGGTCTACCTCCGGTACAGCCAGAAGTGCCAGGCCGCCTGGGCCGCGATCACCGAGGGCAAGCCGGGCGATCAGGCCGTCGTCACCACCAGCGCGGGCGAGACGGAGACCGCCCTGATCCACTGGGGCTACGACAACTACTCGGCGATGGTGAACGCGGCGGACCCGGCCGTCACCCTCCAGGTCTGCGGCAAGCAGTCGGAGGGCGAGTCCTGCACCAACACCGTCTCCGACCTGGCCCGGCTGGTCGCGTCCACGCCGATCCCGATCGGCCCGGCCTCGCCTCCCCCGCGCACCACGCCCCCGGCCGCTCCGGCGGAGTCCGCCGCCCCCGCGGCCGGCGACCCGGCGGCAGCCACCCCGGCGGCGGGTACTCCGGCGGCGGCCACCCCGGCGTCCTAG